Proteins from a genomic interval of Chanodichthys erythropterus isolate Z2021 chromosome 8, ASM2448905v1, whole genome shotgun sequence:
- the pkp2 gene encoding plakophilin-2, producing the protein MAEEADFMRSVLPVRGAFRSEDSSLALPEADKLTLADTHRLNRLQQQVQLTLSRKRKKPKLPESSLSDSLSSCHISSSSSLGSLHTKRTISFNHGATRSLRMIDRSQWSSTEPPRFHRGYGSFRYTTKRADLRWGSNSFTLPSDPTANHFRLKKHPLRYTRSEVFRNPGLSAVTQLPSNPVHENNHIDDTDEVFLPSTPHNAERNRMELEKHTLQRTLCKPREGGFGALEQSENVSWQSHIRKPSLDIVAGRRPSPPGSLISMEEQSGSLARIEKLEVNKQHAMTMSAKKGRQGELGTVMTLKEAVNLLAQDNMETQITAANFIQNQCFNSPDAKKKVLHLQGIPKLLTLMQNESEELQRAAVSALRNIAFENNENKMEVKDCEGLPVILKLLKKNRDIETRRQLTGLLWNLSSHDLLKEQLAIEAVKPLTDCVLVPCSGISEGEDPKLELLADPEIFYNATGCLRNLSSAGPDGRKAMRDCEDLIESVIYYIRGTIADYKPDDKATENCVCILHNLSYRFDCEVPRVDSPVVQQPRQNHNVETSNPGCFILNSPKNFEEDADTDYPLLEENGSPHGVEWLWSAITVRMYLSLIAVSTNQHTKQASIGALQNLTACSGETSQAIAHFIVHKEGGLSQVKKMLQEGEKEEIRISVSLLKNISRYRELHTDIVKQVLPELVAILPNSDRSVEQPIEVTVTICHILINLSHASVSNTTAIINQGALPKIISISSKDNGFGPTRAGQAACILLHTLWRHSELHSSFKKAGYRKTDFINNRTVKAVNSARD; encoded by the exons ATGGCGGAGGAGGCAGACTTTATGCGGTCTGTGTTGCCCGTTCGCGGCGCTTTTCGCTCGGAAGACTCTTCTTTAGCTTTACCTGAGGCGGACAAACTAACTCTCGCGGACACTCACCGGCTCAACAGACTACAGCAACAAGTGCAGCTCACTCTCTCTCGGAAAAGAAAGAAACCAAAACTGCCAG AGTCATCACTCTCAGACAGTCTGTCCAGCTGTCATATTTCAAGTAGTTCATCTTTAGGAAGTCTACACACAAAg CGGACGATATCCTTCAATCATGGAGCTACAAGGTCGTTGCGGATGATTGATCGTTCTCAGTGGTCAAGTACAGAGCCGCCTCGATTTCACAGAGGCTATGGAAGTTTTCGTTATACCACTAAAAGAGCTGATTTACGCTGGGGGTCCAATTCTTTCACTCTCCCGTCGGACCCTACAGCCAACCATTTCCGACTGAAAAAACACCCTCTACGTTATACCCGCTCTGAGGTTTTCCGAAACCCGGGCCTGTCGGCTGTCACTCAGCTCCCCAGTAACCCTGTGCATGAGAACAATCACATAGATGATACAGATGAAGTATTTTTACCCAGCACCCCACACAATGCAGAGAGGAACAGGATGGAGTTAGAGAAACACACCCTTCAGAGGACCCTCTGCAAGCCAAGAGAGGGGGGTTTCGGTGCTCTCGAACAATCAGAGAACGTGTCCTGGCAGAGCCACATCCGGAAGCCGAGCCTGGATATTGTTGCAGGAAGACGACCCTCCCCACCTGGCTCACTGATCAGCATGGAGGAGCAGTCAGGAAGTTTAGCGAGGATAGAAAAGCTGGAGGTCAACAAGCAACATGCAATGACAATGTCAGCAAA GAAGGGCAGACAAGGTGAACTAGGTACAGTGATGACTCTAAAAGAGGCTGTAAATCTCCTGGCACAAGATAACATGGAAACACAAATCACTGCGGCAAACTTTATACAGAACCAGTGCTTTAACAGTCCTGATGCCAAGAAAAAA GTACTTCATCTTCAAGGCATCCCAAAGCTGCTGACGCTCATGCAGAATGAGAGCGAGGAGCTCCAGCGGGCTGCCGTCAGCGCGCTCCGAAATATTGCTTtcgaaaacaatgaaaacaaaatggaaGTCAAAGACTGTGAGGGGCTTCCAGTGATCCTAAAACTGCTCAAGAAGAACCGAGACATCGAGACGCGACGGCAGCTCACTG GGCTGCTGTGGAATCTGTCTTCTCATGACCTTCTGAAAGAGCAGCTCGCTATAGAAGCGGTCAAACCTCTCACAGACTGTGTGCTGGTGCCCTGCTCGGGCATTTCTGAAGGGGAAGACCCCAAGTTGGAGCTCCTAGCTGACCCTGAAATTTTCTACAATGCTACTGGCTGCCTGAG aaATTTGAGTTCAGCCGGTCCAGATGGACGTAAAGCCATGCGGGACTGTGAGGATCTCATTGAGTCCGTCATCTATTATATCCGTGGAACCATTGCAGACTACAAACCTGATGATAAG GCCACAGAAAACTGTGTGTGCATCCTGCACAACCTTTCTTATCGGTTTGATTGTGAGGTGCCTCGTGTGGATTCCCCGGTGGTACAACAGCCCAGACAGAATCACAATGTAGAAACTAGCAACCCCGGCTGTTTCATTCTCAACAGTCCTAAAAACTTTGAGGAG GATGCAGATACAGACTATCCCCTACTCGAGGAGAACGGCAGCCCTCATGGTGTGGAGTGGCTCTGGAGCGCCATCACCGTCCGCATGTATCTCTCTCTCATTGCCGtcagcacaaaccagcacacAAAACAGGCATCGATTGGAGCACTACAGAACCTCACGGCTTGCTCTGGAGAG ACATCCCAGGCCATCGCACACTTCATCGTGCACAAGGAGGGAGGCCTGTCTCAGGTGAAGAAGATGCTTCAAGAAGGAGAGAAGGAAGAGATCAGAATATCTGTGTCATTGCTGAAAAACATCTCTCGCTACCGAGAACTGCATACTGATATTG TTAAACAGGTGCTGCCGGAGCTGGTTGCCATCCTGCCAAACTCTGATCGAAGCGTAGAGCAGCCAATAGAGGTCACGGTAACAATATGTCACATCCTCATCAATCTGAGCCATGCATCTGTATCGAACACTACTGCCATCATAAACCAAGGAGCATTACCCAAGATCATCAGCATCAGCTCCAAAGACAACGG GTTTGGACCAACACGGGCGGGCCAAGCGGCCTGTATTTTACTTCATACCTTGTGGAGACATTCAGAGCTGCACAGCAGTTTCAAGAAG GCTGGTTACAGGAAAACTGACTTCATAAACAACAGGACAGTGAAGGCTGTGAATTCTGCTCGTGATTAA